The genomic stretch CGCGCCGCATCGAGCGCGTGCTCACCAGCGACCCCGGCATGGGCGTGCTGCGCCACGCGGACGCGGGCTACCCGGAGGCCATCGAGGTGGCGAAAGAGCGCGGCGTGAAGATTCCCGGCATCACCACCTGAAGATGAAGCAGGAGGCCGCAGTGAAGCGCTTGTGCGCGGCAGGGGTCGGACTGTGGGGCGCCGCCGTCGTGGGACTGACGGGGTGCGCCCCCACGGCGATGGGCCCCATGGTGATGCGGATGGGGCCCGGGGCGCCGGACCGCAACGTCATGCAGGTCGGCATGCGCTCCGGCCCCCGGCTGAGCGCGCCCATCGCGGGGACGCAGGCCGGCGTCGGAACGGGAAACAGCTTTCGGGGAAACGAGTCGAGCTTCTCCACGCAGCAGTGGGGCGTGGCGTTCGACGCGGCCCTGACGGTGCCCCTGTCCGAGCGGCTGCACCTGCACACCGGACTTCAGGGCGAGTTCCTCCTGCCCATCCCGCTGCCCGGGTACGGGCTGTACGCCGGGGCCTCGTACTACGTGGGCTCGGAGCAGCTGGGCCTGGCCCCGGCGTTGTCGCTGCGAGGCGCCTCTGATTTCGGGCTAGGCACCCCGCGCGGCGGGCCGGGCAGCATCTTCGGCGCGGAGGTGTCGTGCGCGCTCACGATGCAGCCGGAGAAGAACGTGTCCATTGGCCTGGTGCCCTTCGCGTCGTGGCACACGGTGGCGTCGCACGGGCGCAACGAACAAGCGTTGTATTACGGCGGCGTGGTGGCGGCGCGCGTCTCCTGGGGCGGAATGAACGACTTCGAGCTGTCGGGCGGGTTTGGCCGCGCGAAGGTTGGCAAGGGTGTGAGCTGGAACGTGCCCATCATGGGCGCACGCGGAGGACGTTGAGACATGGACGTGCTGGACCTGCTGGTGCGCAACACCTCCGAAGTGCTGACGGTGGAAGGCTCGCACCGCGAGCGCGCGGAGGACGCCCTCACGCCGCGCCCTGGCGCCGTGGTGGGTGTGCGAGGAGGCCGCATCGCCTACGTCGGCCCCGAGGCGGAGCTTCCCTCGAGCGCGGTGGGCCCTGACACCGAGGTGGTGGACGCCCAGGGTGGCTTCGTGGGCCCCGGCTTCGTGGACCCGCACACGCACCTCGTCTTCGCCGGTGAGCGCTCGGCGGAGTTCGACCTGCGCAACCAGGGCGCCACCTACCTGGAGATTGCCAAGGCGGGCGGTGGCATCGCCGGCACGGTGCGGGCCACGCGGGCCGCGAGCGAGGACGAGCTGGTGCGGCTCGCCCTCCCCCGCACGAAGCGCCTGTTGGAGCAGGGCGTGACGACGGCGGAGGTGAAGAGCGGCTACGGGCTCGACCTGGAGACGGAGCTGAAGATGCTGCGCGCGGTGCGGCGGCTCGGAACGCTGACGCCGCTTGAGCTGGTCCCCACGCTGCTGTGCGCGCACGCCGTGCCGGAGGAGTATCGCGGCAAGCGCGAGGACTACGTGCGGCTGTGCATCCAGGAGATTCTCCCCGCCGTCGCGCGCGAGGGGCTGGCGCGCTTCTGTGACGTCTTCGTGGAAGACAGCGCCTTCACCGTGGACGAGGCGCGCCGCATCTTGAGCGCGGGCCGGGCACTGGGAATGGTGCCGCGGCTGCATGCGGACCAGCTCACCGCGTGTGGTGCCTCCGAGCTCGCCGCGGAGCTGGGCGCCGCCACGGCGGACCACCTGGAGCAGGTGACGGACGCGGGACTCAAGGCGCTGGCGGACGCCAACGTCACGGCGGTGCTCGTTCCCACCTCCACGCTGTTCCTGCGCATGCGGCCCTACGCGCCTGGACGCCGCATCCGCGATGCGGGGCTCAACGTCGCTTTGGGTACCAACGTCAACCCCGGTTCCGCCATGAGTGAAAACACAGCGCTGGCGCTGGGACTTGCGTGCCTGGAAAACGGGCTTACTGCGGCAGAGGCGTATTGGGGAGCCACCCGTGGCGCGGCGGTGTCCTTGGGACTGCAACAGCACGGCAGGCTGACCGTGGGTGACCCGGGCGACCTGGTGGTCTTCAGCTGTGCTTCGTACCGCCATCTGCCCTACCATCTAGGGGTAGCGCACGCGCGAGTGGTCGTGAAGGCCGGACGCATCGCTGTCCGGCAGCAGATGGAAGGCTGCGCGTGAACCGGCGTCGCAGAGACACAGCGGCTCCGAGTGGATAAAGACGGGACGACATCCGTCAGGGCCGGACGTTAAGAGTATTCGTTGCTAGCCATGTGCCGACTATTTGGATTCCGTTCAGCGATTCCCGCCGCCGTGCACCCCTCCTTGGTGACGGAGAAGAACTCGCTCCTCATCCAGTCGCGCGAGCACAAGGATGGATGGGGCATCGCGGCCTACGGCGCCGAGCAGGCGCCGGTGGTTGCGCACGGTGTGGGGCCCGCCCACAGTGACCCGGACTTCGAGCGGGTGAGCAGCCGGGTGTCCTCCCACACGGTGGTGGCGCACATCCGCCTCGCTTCGGTGGGCGCGGTGGAGCTGCGCAACTCGCACCCCTTCCTCCATGGCCGCTGGGCGTTCGTACACAACGGTACGGTGCGGGAGTTCGCGCAGCACCGGGCTGCCGTGGAATCGCTCATCTGCCCGAGCCTTCGGACGAACATCCAGGGCACCACCGATAGCGAGCGGTGCTTCTACCTGTTCCTCACCCGCCTGGCGGCCCGGCATCCGATTGACCGGCAGGTTCCGGTGGAGGCCGTGGCGCGCGCGCTGGCGGAGACGATGACGCTGGTGGCCGCCATCACGGATGCCGCGAATCAGGATGGCCGCTCGGCGATGAACTTCCTCGTGTCCGACGGCGAGCTGATGGTGGCCTCGCGGCGCAACCGAACGCTGTTCGTGTCCACGGGCTCGTCGCGCGACGACGTGTCGACGCTGCCGGCGCCAGGAACGAAGCTGGAGCAGCTCGTCGTGGCCAGTGAGTCACTGTGTGGCGGGCCGTACTGGGCACCGGTGGCCGAAGAGGACGTCATCGGCGTGGACGCGAACCTCGTGTTCCACCACTGGCGCGTGCCGGAACTCGCGGGTCCGGACCTCTTCCCCGCCGTGAAGCCGGACACGTCGCGCGGCGTGGCCTGAGGCCTCCGCTGCGCGCCGAACTCATCGAACGGTGGCAGACGGCCGACGGTCAGCGGCGGCGCTCGGAGTTCCTGCAAATGGGGCTGCGGGGCAACTGGCCCGAGGCCTTGAGCGGTTTCGTGGCAACCTCCGAGCTGGGTGACAACCCAAGAGACCTCCGAGGCATCGACTTGTCAGGGCAGGACCTGGCATCCGCAGACTTGGTGCGCGCGCGGCTGGAGGGGGCGAGGCTCGATGGCAGCGGGCTGGAGTACGCCCAGCTCGACCTGGCAACACTCACGGGCGCATCGCTCCGGCTCGCCCGGCTGAACCACGCGAGCCTCCACGCGTGTGTCGCGTTAGGTACTCAATGGGATGACGCTCAGCTGGAAGGCACCCGGCTCACGGCGTCCAACTTGACGGGGAGTTCCTTCCGCCGAGCCCGGTTTCGAGGCGCTCAGCTCGAACAGACCATCTTGCTGAACGCGGACCTCCGCAACGCGGACCTGCGTGACGCGAGGTTGTTCCTCTGCGACCTGGAAGGCGCACTCCTCACTTGCGTCCAATGGAATCCGCCACGAACGTATCCCGTCACGAGCCAACACCTGGCCGAGATTGCTCGTCGTGCCGGATTCCCCTCATTCATCGAGCCGCTCCTGGTGCCCGGCGGCATCATGGACCTTCTCCACATGTCGAACAGGCAGGTTCTGCTCCACGTGGAGGCCGCGATAGAGGCCAGCACGGACGTCCAGTCGGAGCTGCGCGCCATTCTGCACGAGAAGAACTGGCGCATCGTGCTGATGGCGGCTGCAGGCATCGTGCTAGCGGGAGCCGACGAGGTCACGTTGGCGGCGCTCTGGGCGCGGATCGATGAAGGGAGCTGGGTCCACCCTCAGCTCACGGTGGCCGCGGTGCTCCGCGATCCATCCTGCGATGACCGGGTACGCGAGCGACTCATGCATCATGAGTTGCCGCGACGGAACAACATCCGAGAGAGCCTGGAGTGGGCGGCGACCGTTGGACGCAACGTGCTCGGCTTACGCGAGCCCCACTCCGGGCACCACACCTGCCAGGCTCACCGCTGGCTGAGACAACTGCAAGCCTTCGCCCCCCTGAAGGTCCAGGAACAGTGGTTACGCGGAGGCAGCGCCAAAACGTGAACAGGCCACGCGGGCGGCGGGGCCCCGATTGAGATTGAGCAGCTCCTGTTCGGAAATGTCGGGACTTTCGCCGCCGCCAAAACCCCCGACATTTCCGAACAGCACGCGCTCAGACCGCCCAGGGAGGCAGGGCCTGCCTGATGGGAGTCCGGTACCCCGCTTCGAGTCAGCCCATCCACGCGTCAAGCAACGCCGCAGGCCGTACACCAAACGCCTCCGCCATCAGCTCGCGTGCCTCGCCGCCCGCGTGCTTCAGCGTGACGCGCAGGTAGTCACGCGGCGCAGCCTGCGGAATCTTGTCCAGCCACTCCACCAGCATCGCGCTCTCGGTGCCTTCCAGGTCCAGGAAGCCCGTGGCGTACAGGTCGTCGTAGTCCGTCAGCCGGTACAGGTCCGCGTGGTACAGCGGGATGCGTCCCGAATACGGATACACAATCGCGAACGTGGGGCTCGCCACCTCGGAGCGAGGAACGTTCGCCCCGTCCGCCACTCCTCGCACCAGGTGCGTCTTTCCCGCGCCCAGGTCGCCAATCAGCCCCACGAAGTCACCGGGCTCCAGCAACTCACCCAGGCGCACACCCAGCCGGTGCGTCTCCTCGGGAGACTCCAGCCGTACCGTCCGCACACGCGCAGCCGACGCTTCCGTGCTCATCGTTCCCACCGCAGCCACACCTCGCACAGCCCCTGCTCCACGATGTCCCCTGCAACCAATCCCAGTTGCCCGCGCTTCGCCGCCGCCAGGTCCCCAGCGAGCCCGTGCGCGTACACCGCCGTCCAGATGGCCGAGGGCACTGGAAGCGACTGAGCCAGGAACGCGCCACAAATCCCGGACAGGACGTCCCCCGAGCCACCCGTCGCCATGCCCGGGTTGCCCGTGGTGTTGAGGTACACGCGTCCATCCGCGCCACTCGTCAGCGTCCGGTCCCCCTTCAGCACGAGCGTCACCTGAAGCCCCTCGGAGAACTGCCGCGCCACGTCCAGCCGGTGCGCTTGGACTTCCTTCGTGGACTTGCCCGTCAGCCGGGCCATCTCTCCCGGGTGCGGCGTCATCACCACTGGCCCCTTCGCCCGGCGCAGCACCGACAAGTCCGTGGCCACCGCATTGAGCGCGTCCGCATCCAGCACCGCGGGCACCTCCACGCGCGACAACAGCTCGCCAATCAGCGCCCCCGTCTCCGGGCCCCGAGGAATCCCCGGCCCGATGACGAGCGCATCCTTCCCCTCCGCCGCCGCCACCAGCGCGTCCAGGTCACCCATGCCCAGCGGCCCGGAAGCCTCCAGCGGGATGCCCATGATTTCCGCCGAATGCGCCTGGATGGTGTCCAGCGCGTCCGCGCGAGCCGCCACCGTCACGAGCCCCGCGCCTGAGCGCAGCGCCGCCTTCGCCACCAGGGCCGCGGCCCCCGTCTTCCCCCGGCTCCCCGCCACCACCAGGACGTGGCCGAAGGTCCCCTTGTGGGAGTCCGCCTTGCGCACCGGCAGCGTGCGCCGCGCGTCCGCCTCCTCCACCACGAAGAGCTCGGGACCGGAGACCTCCTTCGAGGACTCGCCCCCCATGCCGATGTCCACCTGGTGCACGCGGCCACACAGCGAGGCCCCCGGCTCCAGCACCTGCCCCGGCTTGAGGAAGCCGAAGGCCACGGTGGCATCCGCCTCCACACACGGAGAGAAAGGCTCCCCCGTGTCGCTCTGGAGCCCGGACGGCACATCCGCCGCCACCACCTTCGCCCCCGCGGCCCGCCAGCCGCGAATCGCCGCCACGGCGTCCGCGAAGGCCCCAGCGGGCGCGCGGCTCAAGCCCGTACCAAAGAGCGCATCCACCACCACGTCGCCCCGCCCGGGCGGCACCACGACCTCCAGCGCGCGCGGCGTCACACCGAAACCCTTCACCGCCTCCAAGTTCCGGCGCGCCTCGGGCGTCAGCTTCGCGGCGTCGCCCACCATCACCACCGACACGCAGGCGCCGCCCTCCCGGAGGAAGCGCGCGGCCACCAGCCCATCCCCTCCATTGTTGCCCGGTCCACACACCACCACGAAGCGCCCACCCGAGCCGATGAGCCCCCGAGCCACCTCCGCGAGCCCCCGCCCGGCATTCTCCATCAGCAACGCGGAGGGCATGCCGTGGCGGGCTTCGGCGGCCTGCTCGGCCTGACGCATCTGGGCGGCGGTGAGGACGCGCAACATGGCTTCAATCCCCTTTCGATTGGAGCACCACCGTGGCGGCGGCGACGTCCGCATCGTGGGTCAGCGCGAGGAAGGCCTCCAGCCCTCGCGCCTCCATGACCTCCAGGGCCACGCCGGACAGTGCGAAATAAGGCGCTCCGCCCTGCCGCCGGACCTCCATGTCCTTCCAGCGGATGCCCGGCGGCGCGCCCAGCGCCTTCACCAGGGCCTCCTTGGCGGCGAAGCGCGCGGCATAGGCACTGGCCGCGTCACTGCGCCGGCCGCACAGGGCCCGCTCCGCCTCGGTGTAGACGCGGTTCAGGAAGGGCTCCGCGCGAGGCCCGTCCAGGATGCGCTGAATGCGGGAGATGGAGCAGATGTCCAGGCCCAGGCCGCGGATTCCCATGGCGCCCTACCCCGGGTTGCGCATGAGCTCGAGCATCTCGCGCACCGCGCGCTCGAAGCCCACCAGCACCGCGCGCCCCACGATGGCGTGCCCGATGTTCAGCTCGTCGATTTCGGCGATGCGAGCAATCGGCTGCACGTTGTCGTAGTTGAGCCCGTGGCCCGCGGCCACGCCCAGGCCCAGCTTGGTGCCCGCCTTGGCCGCGTCGATGATGCGCGCCAGCTCCCGGGCCCGCTCCTTCTCGTTGCGCGCCTCGCAGTAGCGGCCGGTGTGCAGCTCGATGCGGTCCGCGTTCACCTTGTGCGCCGCCCGCACCTGGTCCAGGTCCGGGTCGATGAAGAGCGAGACGGAAATCTCGCCGTCCTTCAGGTTCTTGATGATCTTCGCGATGTGCTCGCGCTGGTTGGCGACCTCCAGGCCGCCCTCCGTGGTGAGCTCCTCGCGGCGCTCGGGCACCAGCGTCACCACGTCTGGCTTGTGCTCGTAGGCGATCTTCACCATCTCCGCGGTGGCGGCCATCTCCAGGTTCAGGAGCGTCTGCGTCGTCTCACGAAGGATGCGCAAATCCCGGTCCTGGATGTGACGCCGGTCCTCGCGCAGGTGGATGGTGATTTGCTGCGCGCCGGCAAGCTCCGCCAGCGCCGCGGCCGTCACCGGATCCGGATACGTGGTGCGCCTCGCCTGACGCAGCGTCGCCACATGGTCCACGTTGACACCCAGTCGCTGTCCCATCGACCGCACCTCGCTCGTGCGCGGCCATGGGATTGTCGAAGGGCCCCGGTGCGCGCCGGCCCTTCTTCACGCCGGCTGCGTCCGGAAGTCAACCGCCGTTCGCAGCGGCCCTCAGACGCTGAGGGCCTTGGACAGCGCGTCCGCGATTTCCTTCGCGTAGGCCTGGTTGCGGGCGGCGTCCTCGCCCTCGATGAGGACGCGGGCCTTGGGCTCGGTGCCGGAGAAGCGCACCAGCACCCGGCCGGAGTTGCCCAGCCGCTGCTCCACGCTCTTGATGACCTTCATCACCGTCGGGAGCTCGCCCAGCTCCTTCTTCTGCTTCACGGCGACGTTGACCAGCGTCTGGGGCACGGGCTCGAAGATGGAGGCCAGCTCGCTCAGGGGCTTGCCCGCCCGGCACATCACCGCCAGCAGTTGGAGCGCCGCCAGGGTTCCGTCACCCGTGGTGGTGTGGTCCAGGAAGATGAGGTGGCCGCTCTGCTCGCCGCCCAGGTTGTAGCCGTTGCGGCGCATCTCATCGACGACGTAGCGGTCCCCCACGCGCGTGCGCGCCACCTTCACGCCCCAACGCGCCACCGCGCGCTCCAGGCCGATGTTGCTCATCACCGTGGAGACCAACATCTTCTTCTTCAGTTGCTTGCGGGCCACCAGCTCGCCCGTGCAGATGGCCATGATGGCGTCGCCGTCGACGACCTTGCCCTTCTCGTCCACGACGATGAGGCGGTCGGCGTCACCGTCCAGGGCGATGCCCAGATGCGCGCCGTGCTTCACCACCGTCTTGGCCAGGTTCTCCGGGAAGAGCGCGCCGCACTTGTGGTTGATGTTCTTGCCGTCCGGCGAAACGCCGAGCGCAATCACCTTGGCACCCAGCTCCTCCAGCACGGCGGGCGCCGTCTTGTAGGCCGCGCCGTTGGCGCAGTCGACGACGATGGTCATCCCCTCCAGCGTCAGCTCGCGCGGGAAGGTGGCCTTCAGGAAGACGATGTAGCGGCCCCGCGCGTCCTCCATGCGAAAGGCCCGGCCAATCTTCGTGGCCGTGGGCCGGATGGAGTCGATGGAGCCGCTGGACACCAGCTCTTCAATCTTGCCTTCCGTCTCGTCCGGCAGCTTGAAGCCGTCGCGCCAGAAGAACTTGATGCCGTTGTCCTCGTAGGGGTTGTGGGACGCGGAGATGACAGCGCCCGCGTCCGCCCGCATGGAGGTGGTGATGTTGGAGATGCCCGGGGTCGGCAGCGGCCCGACGAGCTCCACGTCCACGCCCATGGAGGTGAGGCCGGCGGCCAGTGCCTGCTCCAGCATGTAGCCGGACAGCCGCGTGTCCTTCCCAACAATGACGCGGTGGCGGTGCGGGCCGTTGCGGATGAGGAACGCGAGCGCCCGCCCGAGCTGCATCGCGACCTCGGCAGTCATGGGATAGACGTTCGCCTTCCCACGAACACCATCCGTGCCGAACAGCTTCTGGGAAGCCTGCGCCTCCTTGGGAGGCATGTTCATCCTGTACGCCATGTGTGCCGCTCCGCCTTTCCCACGCCGGGCCTGCGCCGGCCTCTCGACGTCGGGGCTTATACCCCGCCCACCACGCGGGCTCGAAGTTAGGAACCCACTGCCCCCTGGGCAACCACCCAGGCATGCGGGCCGGCGCAGACTAAAAGAGGTTGCGAAATCAGTACCAACCGAATCGCCGCCGTCCATACACGGCGGCTCGGGGAGCGGCCAGCGGAAGGTGAAGTTTTCGGCCACAGCCTGAGGGCTGTAAGCCACACTTTGTTACCGGGCGTAGAGCGTTCCTCCGTCTTCGCACCGCCGGATGGCGTCCGTGACGGCCAACGCGTCCCGGGCCTCGGTCACGTCATGGACGCGGACCACGTCGGCCCCGCCCAGCGTCGCCATGGAGGCCACCGAGCCCAACGTCGCCGCCAGCCGTTCGGAGGCCGGCTTGCCGCCCGCCAGCCGACCGAGGAAGCCCTTGCGGCTGGTGCCCACCAGCAACGGCAGCCCCAGCACGCGCAGCTCCGGGAGGCGGCGAAGCAGGAAGAGGTTGTGCTCGAAGGTCTTCCCGAAGCCGATGCCGGGGTCCAGGAGGATGTGCCCCCGGGGGATGCCCGCCGACTCGGCCCGGATGATGGCGGCCTCCAGGAAGGCCAGCACGTCCTCGACGACGTCGTCGTAGCGCGGCGCCTGCTGCATCGTGGCCGGAGTGCCCTGGATGTGCATCAGGCAGCAGGCGGCGCCGGCCTCGGCCACCACGCGGGGCAGGTCGGCATCGGCGCTGAAGCCGGTGATGTCATTGATGAGGTGCGCGCCGGCCTTCAACGCCTCGCGCGCCACCGCGGCCTTGGTGGTGTCCACGGACAGGGGCACGTCGGTCCGGGCCCGCAGGCCCTCGATGACGGGAACCACCCGCGCCAGCTCCTCGTCGGCGCTCACCGGCAGGGAGCCGGGCCGGGTGGACTCGCCGCCCACGTCGAGCAGGTCCGCCCCCGCCTCGGCCAAGGCCAGCCCGTGGGCGATGGTGGCTTCCGTCCCGGCATAGCGCCCGCCATCCGAGAAGCTGTCCGGCGTCGCGTTCACCACGCCCATGACGTAGGTGCGGGAGCCCCACTCGAAGCGCCGGGCGCCCAGCGTCAGCACCGCCGGCGCCACACCCGCGGCCAGCGCGGACGCCACCGCCGATGCCAGCGAGGACAAGCCCCGGGCGTCGGTGCGAGCGGCCGTCACCAGCCGCTGGAACTGCTCAGCGCGTCCCGTCAGCAGCCCCGTCCCCGGGCGGGCCTGTGCGTCACCGGGAAGCCATGCGGGGAACGCGTCAGACAGCGTCTGCAGGAAGGCTTCGTCCTGGTGACTCAGCCCGGTGAGGAGGAGCCGTGTGAAGGGCAGCGTCTCCAACAGGGCCCGTTGCGTGGGCTCCGTCAGCCCCATCCGCCGGAAGGCCAGGATGAGGTCCTCCGGGGGCTCGGAAGTCAGGGGGCGGGCGCGAATCATCGGGAGGCTCCAGGGAGGGGGCCGCGTACCGTCACCAGGACGGGACGCGCTTCCCTACCCTACCGCTCCCGAGCGCGCCCGGGGGCTCAGGCTTCGAGCGGCTCGGTCACGATGTCCACCGTGGACGTCGTCATCAGCTTGTGGACGGGGCACTGCGCGACGGCGTTGTACAGCCGCTGCTTGTCCGCCGGTGACAGCGCCCCATGGAACGCCAGCTTCACCTTCAGCGTGTAGGTGCCCTGCCGCTCCCGCGAGTCATCCCGTTCGACGTGCGTCTCCACGCGCTCCAGTGCCAGGCCGTTGCGCTTCGCGTACCACGTGGCCGTCAGGGCCTTGCATGCCGCCAGCGCGGCGTCGAAGTAGTCGTGCGGGCCGGGCGCGGAGTCCTCGCCGCCCAGCGCGGGGGCCACGTCCGCATGCAGGGTATGGGTGCCGGTCTGCAGGACCTGGCGAAACGCTCCGGGCTTCTCGGTCTGGCTGTGGGTCGTCATGGGGGGCTCCGGGAGAAGAAGGTGGACCGGAGGCCCGGTGAAGGTGCCTCCGGAGCGGTCCGCGTGGGTGGCTCAGGCGGCCTGCTCGGCCTGCGCCTTCACCGCCTGGACCTCGATGGCGATTTCAATCTTCTCACCGACGAGCACGCCGCCCGTCTCCAGCGCCTGGTTCCACGTCAGGCCGAAGTCGCGGCGGTCCACGGACGTCTTCGCCTCGAACGCGGCCTTGACGTTGCCCCACGGGTCCTTGCCCACGCCGAGCTGCTCGGCGTCCAGCACCACCTCGCGGGTGACGTCGCGGATGGTCAGGTTGCCCGTCACCTTCAGCCCGTTGCCGGACGCCTTCTCCACCTTCGTGCTCTTGAACGTGATGCTGGGGAACTTCTCCACGTCGAAGAAGTCCGGCGAGCGCAGGTGGTTGTCACGCTGCTCGACGCCGGAGTCGATGCTGGCCGTCTCGATGGTGACGGCGACGGAGGACTTCGTGACGTCCTGCTCGTCCAGCGAAACGGCGCCGCTGTACTTGCGGAAGCTGCCGCGAACCTTCGCGATGACCATGTGGCGGACAGAGAAGTGGATGCCGGAGTGGGTGGTGTCGATGTTCCAGGTCGTGGTGGCCATGAGGTGCCTTCCTTTTTGTGTGAAGCGGTGTGTTCGACGAGGAGGAAGGTAGCGGTGTCCCCCGGGCTTGATTAGATGGGCCAGACTGGAAGAACTGTTCCACCCACGGAACAACGCTCCGGGAAGGGCAGGAGATGGACCTCAACGAGCTGCTCGTCTTCGCACGCGTGGTACAGGCAGGCAGCTTCACCGCGGCGGCACGCGGGCTGCGGATGCCCAAGTCCACGGTGAGCCGGAAGGTGTCGGAGCTGGAGACGCGGGTCGGCGCGCAGCTGCTCCAGCGCACCACGCGCAAGCTGCGCCTCACCGACGTGGGCCGGACGTACTACGAGCACTGCGCGCGCATCGTCGCGGAGGCGGAGCAGGCCGAGCTGGCCGTGACGCGGATGCAGGCCGCCCCCCATGGCCTGCTGCGCGTGACGACGCCGCTGACGTTCAGCTTCATCGGGCCACTGGTGTCCACCTTCATCAAGCAGTACCCCGAGGTCCAGCTCGAGATGGTGTGTACCGACCGCAACGTGGACCTGATGGCGGAAGGCTTCGACGTGGCGATTCGCGCCGGGCGGCTGGCGGACTCGTCACTCATCGCGCGGCGGCTGGGCATCGTGGAGCGCGTCGTCATCGCGGCGCCCAGTTATCTCAAGGCGCGCGGGACGCCCAAGGCTCCGAAGGATTTGGAGAAGCACGACTGCCTCCTCTTCGGCGCGGGCCTGGAGAACAACGTCTGGACGCTCCACTCCGGCAACCGCTCGGTGGACGTCAAGGTGCCCGCCCGAGTCGTCGTGAATGAGCCGGACATGCTCTACGCGGTGGCGCGGGCAGGCTCCGGCATCGCCCTGCTCCCCAACCTCCACTTCACCTCGGAGCTGGCCGCCGGGCGCTTGCAGCGCATCCTGCCAGACTGGAGCTCCACGGGCGCGCCCGT from Myxococcus xanthus encodes the following:
- a CDS encoding OsmC family protein, which encodes MTTHSQTEKPGAFRQVLQTGTHTLHADVAPALGGEDSAPGPHDYFDAALAACKALTATWYAKRNGLALERVETHVERDDSRERQGTYTLKVKLAFHGALSPADKQRLYNAVAQCPVHKLMTTSTVDIVTEPLEA
- a CDS encoding YceI family protein, which encodes MATTTWNIDTTHSGIHFSVRHMVIAKVRGSFRKYSGAVSLDEQDVTKSSVAVTIETASIDSGVEQRDNHLRSPDFFDVEKFPSITFKSTKVEKASGNGLKVTGNLTIRDVTREVVLDAEQLGVGKDPWGNVKAAFEAKTSVDRRDFGLTWNQALETGGVLVGEKIEIAIEVQAVKAQAEQAA
- the folP gene encoding dihydropteroate synthase, with product MIRARPLTSEPPEDLILAFRRMGLTEPTQRALLETLPFTRLLLTGLSHQDEAFLQTLSDAFPAWLPGDAQARPGTGLLTGRAEQFQRLVTAARTDARGLSSLASAVASALAAGVAPAVLTLGARRFEWGSRTYVMGVVNATPDSFSDGGRYAGTEATIAHGLALAEAGADLLDVGGESTRPGSLPVSADEELARVVPVIEGLRARTDVPLSVDTTKAAVAREALKAGAHLINDITGFSADADLPRVVAEAGAACCLMHIQGTPATMQQAPRYDDVVEDVLAFLEAAIIRAESAGIPRGHILLDPGIGFGKTFEHNLFLLRRLPELRVLGLPLLVGTSRKGFLGRLAGGKPASERLAATLGSVASMATLGGADVVRVHDVTEARDALAVTDAIRRCEDGGTLYAR
- a CDS encoding LysR family transcriptional regulator — encoded protein: MDLNELLVFARVVQAGSFTAAARGLRMPKSTVSRKVSELETRVGAQLLQRTTRKLRLTDVGRTYYEHCARIVAEAEQAELAVTRMQAAPHGLLRVTTPLTFSFIGPLVSTFIKQYPEVQLEMVCTDRNVDLMAEGFDVAIRAGRLADSSLIARRLGIVERVVIAAPSYLKARGTPKAPKDLEKHDCLLFGAGLENNVWTLHSGNRSVDVKVPARVVVNEPDMLYAVARAGSGIALLPNLHFTSELAAGRLQRILPDWSSTGAPVHAVYPSTRHHSPKVMAFVECLREHWPIPG